One Triticum dicoccoides isolate Atlit2015 ecotype Zavitan chromosome 4B, WEW_v2.0, whole genome shotgun sequence genomic window carries:
- the LOC119295052 gene encoding uncharacterized protein LOC119295052 isoform X2 encodes MCRWLHTPAFAMVRSLVKPMGNAKFRHFWRVYLYAQSMCFTTHLELQRENNELGRGRQGSVTREMEMYCGKKDRDPRAFARGDGAATALTRPVASGWSGGCTDMLLEVPVCTLILSLGGSSPCPGLKGAHLLGIVLCSQNDVLMQWAFGSASIYGGVTSHAEARSCLTR; translated from the exons ATGTGCAGGTGGCTGCACACGCCAGCATTTGCGATGGTGAGGTCTCTGGTCAAGCCCATGGGAAATGCAAAATTTCG CCATTTTTGGAGAGTTTATCTATATGCCCAAAGCATGTGCTTCACAACCCACTTGGAGCTCCAGAGAG AAAACAACGAGTTGGGGCGCGGCAGGCAGGGGAGCGTCACCAGGGAGATGGAAATGTATTGTGGGAAAAAGGACAGAGATCCCCGAGCGTTTGCGAGAGGGGATGGAGCGGCGACTGCGTTGACCCGACCAGTTGCAAGTGGATGGAGCGGTGGCTGCACGGACATGCTCCTGGAGGTGCCGGTATGCACCCTCATTTTGAGCCTGGGAGGATCCTCGCCCTGTCCTGGCCTCAAGGGTGCTCATCTACTTGGTATCGTGCTCTGCAGTCAGAATGATGTGCTAATGCAG TGGGCCTTTGGTTCCGCGAGCATATACGGGGGAGTTACATCGCACGCAGAAG CTCGTTCTTGTCTTACTCGATGA
- the LOC119295052 gene encoding uncharacterized protein LOC119295052 isoform X1 — MCRWLHTPAFAMVRSLVKPMGNAKFRHFWRVYLYAQSMCFTTHLELQRENNELGRGRQGSVTREMEMYCGKKDRDPRAFARGDGAATALTRPVASGWSGGCTDMLLEVPVCTLILSLGGSSPCPGLKGAHLLGIVLCSQNDVLMQWAFGSASIYGGVTSHAEGSISRVREFVRDLLSGSCR; from the exons ATGTGCAGGTGGCTGCACACGCCAGCATTTGCGATGGTGAGGTCTCTGGTCAAGCCCATGGGAAATGCAAAATTTCG CCATTTTTGGAGAGTTTATCTATATGCCCAAAGCATGTGCTTCACAACCCACTTGGAGCTCCAGAGAG AAAACAACGAGTTGGGGCGCGGCAGGCAGGGGAGCGTCACCAGGGAGATGGAAATGTATTGTGGGAAAAAGGACAGAGATCCCCGAGCGTTTGCGAGAGGGGATGGAGCGGCGACTGCGTTGACCCGACCAGTTGCAAGTGGATGGAGCGGTGGCTGCACGGACATGCTCCTGGAGGTGCCGGTATGCACCCTCATTTTGAGCCTGGGAGGATCCTCGCCCTGTCCTGGCCTCAAGGGTGCTCATCTACTTGGTATCGTGCTCTGCAGTCAGAATGATGTGCTAATGCAG TGGGCCTTTGGTTCCGCGAGCATATACGGGGGAGTTACATCGCACGCAGAAG GATCTATATCAAGAGTTAGAGAGTTTGTACGAGATTTGTTATCAGGATCTTGCCGGTGA